Proteins encoded by one window of Cytophagales bacterium:
- the rdgB gene encoding RdgB/HAM1 family non-canonical purine NTP pyrophosphatase, whose protein sequence is MKLCFATNNIHKLNEIKALIGFEFEILSLADIGCNESLPEDQETLQGNSLQKAEYVWKNYQVSCFSDDTGLEVDALNGQPGVYAARYAGERCDFDDNINLLLKNLSGIKDRKARFISVITLILDGKVEQPRQNRDFTYIQFEGIINGEILTEKRGQKGFGYDPVFKPEGYDVSFAEIEPEEKNKISHRGIAIRKLVEYLKLTN, encoded by the coding sequence ATGAAACTCTGCTTCGCCACAAACAATATTCATAAACTAAATGAGATCAAGGCGCTCATAGGGTTTGAGTTTGAAATTTTGAGCCTGGCTGATATCGGCTGTAACGAATCTTTGCCCGAAGATCAGGAAACACTACAGGGCAATTCATTGCAAAAAGCGGAATACGTCTGGAAAAACTATCAGGTCAGCTGCTTTTCGGACGATACAGGCCTGGAAGTTGATGCACTTAATGGCCAGCCGGGTGTGTATGCTGCCAGGTATGCAGGTGAGCGCTGTGATTTTGATGACAATATAAACCTGTTATTGAAAAACCTCTCAGGAATCAAAGATCGTAAAGCCCGCTTTATATCAGTTATCACGTTGATATTGGATGGAAAGGTAGAACAGCCCCGACAAAATCGGGATTTCACTTACATTCAATTTGAAGGCATCATTAATGGTGAAATTCTTACTGAAAAAAGAGGTCAGAAGGGCTTTGGGTATGACCCGGTCTTTAAGCCGGAGGGCTATGATGTCAGCTTTGCTGAAATAGAGCCAGAAGAGAAAAACAAGATCAGTCACAGGGGTATAGCTATTCGGAAGTTGGTTGAATATTTGAAACTAACAAACTAA
- the secD gene encoding protein translocase subunit SecD, which yields MINKPVIIGFTAVITILSLFYLSFTFIARNINKEATQFATDEKGNIDFSKKQAYLDSIWNEPVYNLVGMEFTYKEVKKNELSLGLDLQGGMHVVLEVSPVDILNDLSANSKDPHFLQAIKKARGMQRNSREKFASLFYKAFKEIEPDGKLSRIFSNTNTKGLIRYESSDEEVMKIVESKMQDATDQAYQILRKRINQFGVNQPVIQKLKGTGRIQLELPGVENPARVRELLQRIAKLEFWEVWEPGEFAPYFNQLNDYLVKVEQREAENKFDEIGTPFDNILTADTVSDEGTEEEGASDAILNDLLSETDEKDILDPDTGSEDEKSLTDQLTGTNEDLPQGKSDGKVSPLERTMSSGHRDSIAGSRGAADTAEDERSLVEQLTGTDEDTSTSDTLTQQQSSLLASLFVPLDREGNIGSNINDTSRVNKLMNSMEVKAIFPPNMKFLWDVKPFIADDGNEFLALYPIKKGRRGEAQLAGDVIKNARQDFDERGRVAVSMSMNSFGAKKWRKLTRENIGRRFAIALDNYVYSAPVIQSEIPNGQSVISGNFTLEEAKDLANVLNAGKLKTPTTIVQEAVVGPSLGKEAIQQGIISIIAGLCLVVLFMMLYYNSGGFVADIALLINVFFILGILSQPFFDASLTLPGIAGIVLTIGMSIDANVLIFERIREELKNGKAMVNAIADGYNRAYTAIIDSNVTTFLTAFILYKFGSGIIQGFAVTLMIGIICSFFSAVFITRLIIEWMAKTKNEKLLFFSTFISARLFQNLDFNIISRRKLAYFLSGTLILVGIISIVTQKGLNLGVDFKGGRSYIVRFDQPVIASKVKAAILDDFENAGTEVKTFDATNQLKITTSYLVEDESTETDEKVKVALMSGLNRYSDNKPEILASSKVGATIADDIKNDAQTSVIYALIAIFLYILVRFRKWQFGLGALAALFHDMLIVISMISIVRLFGIDYEVDQVLIAAMLTVIGYSINDTVVVFDRVREFLRENPRADIEITLNRAINKTLSRTVVTSFTTLTVVVVLFLFGGEVMRGFSFALMVGIIVGTYSSIFIATPLVLDTTRKKLASVFEKKEKVGVR from the coding sequence ATGATAAACAAACCAGTCATCATAGGCTTTACAGCCGTCATAACAATTTTAAGCCTTTTTTATCTCTCTTTCACTTTTATTGCAAGAAATATAAATAAAGAAGCTACACAATTTGCAACAGACGAAAAGGGCAATATAGACTTTAGCAAAAAACAAGCATACCTTGATTCCATCTGGAATGAGCCGGTTTACAACCTGGTTGGTATGGAATTTACCTATAAAGAGGTTAAAAAGAATGAGTTGAGCCTAGGCTTAGACCTGCAAGGCGGGATGCACGTGGTGCTCGAAGTATCTCCGGTTGATATTTTGAATGATCTTTCGGCTAATAGTAAAGACCCTCATTTTCTTCAGGCAATTAAAAAAGCCCGTGGGATGCAAAGAAACAGCCGGGAAAAATTTGCAAGCTTATTTTATAAAGCCTTTAAAGAGATTGAACCTGATGGTAAGCTTAGCCGTATTTTTTCAAATACAAATACAAAAGGACTGATCCGCTATGAATCTTCTGATGAAGAAGTGATGAAGATCGTAGAAAGTAAGATGCAAGACGCCACAGACCAGGCATATCAAATCTTACGAAAAAGGATCAATCAATTTGGTGTCAATCAGCCGGTCATACAAAAATTAAAAGGCACAGGCAGGATCCAGTTAGAACTTCCCGGTGTTGAGAATCCGGCACGGGTCAGGGAATTATTGCAGAGAATTGCTAAATTAGAGTTCTGGGAGGTTTGGGAACCGGGTGAATTTGCACCGTATTTTAACCAGCTCAATGATTATCTTGTAAAAGTAGAACAACGGGAGGCTGAGAATAAATTTGATGAGATTGGTACTCCTTTTGACAACATTCTTACAGCCGATACTGTTTCAGATGAAGGTACGGAGGAAGAAGGCGCTTCTGATGCTATTTTGAATGATCTGTTATCCGAAACCGATGAAAAAGATATTTTAGATCCTGATACCGGTAGTGAAGATGAGAAGTCATTGACAGACCAGTTGACCGGAACTAATGAAGACCTCCCCCAAGGCAAAAGCGATGGCAAAGTCTCCCCCTTGGAGAGGACGATGTCCAGTGGACATCGGGACAGCATTGCGGGAAGCAGGGGGGCTGCTGATACTGCTGAAGATGAACGCTCATTGGTAGAACAGTTGACAGGCACAGATGAAGATACTTCCACAAGTGATACGCTGACACAGCAGCAAAGCTCACTATTAGCCAGTTTATTCGTTCCCTTAGACAGGGAAGGAAATATTGGCTCAAACATTAATGATACTTCACGAGTAAACAAGCTCATGAATTCTATGGAAGTAAAAGCCATTTTCCCTCCTAATATGAAGTTCCTATGGGATGTAAAACCATTCATTGCAGATGATGGAAATGAGTTTTTGGCTTTATACCCGATTAAAAAAGGTAGAAGAGGCGAAGCGCAATTAGCCGGTGATGTGATCAAGAACGCCAGGCAGGATTTTGATGAAAGAGGCAGGGTTGCGGTGAGTATGTCAATGAACAGCTTCGGAGCTAAAAAATGGAGAAAGCTGACCCGGGAAAATATAGGTAGAAGGTTTGCTATAGCGCTGGATAATTATGTTTACTCCGCTCCGGTAATCCAGAGTGAAATACCAAACGGACAATCCGTTATTTCAGGAAATTTTACGCTTGAAGAAGCCAAAGACCTCGCTAACGTGTTAAATGCAGGTAAGCTAAAAACACCAACTACAATTGTACAAGAGGCGGTGGTAGGCCCTTCATTGGGTAAAGAAGCAATTCAGCAAGGTATTATTAGTATCATAGCCGGTCTTTGTTTGGTTGTGTTGTTTATGATGCTTTATTATAATTCAGGAGGCTTTGTAGCAGACATCGCCTTGTTGATCAACGTTTTCTTTATCCTGGGGATCTTATCACAGCCTTTTTTTGATGCATCACTCACCTTACCCGGGATAGCAGGAATTGTCTTGACCATTGGCATGTCCATTGACGCCAACGTGCTGATCTTTGAAAGGATACGCGAAGAGCTGAAAAACGGAAAAGCAATGGTAAATGCCATAGCTGACGGTTACAATCGGGCTTATACTGCCATAATAGATTCAAACGTAACTACATTCCTGACTGCTTTTATATTATATAAATTTGGTTCTGGTATTATACAAGGCTTTGCCGTAACATTGATGATAGGTATTATTTGCTCATTTTTCTCCGCAGTTTTTATTACCCGGTTGATAATTGAATGGATGGCGAAGACAAAAAATGAGAAGCTGTTATTTTTTTCTACCTTCATCTCGGCCAGGTTATTTCAAAATTTAGACTTCAATATCATCAGTCGCAGAAAATTAGCTTATTTTCTTTCCGGAACCTTGATCCTGGTAGGGATTATAAGCATTGTAACCCAAAAAGGGCTGAACCTGGGCGTAGATTTTAAAGGAGGCAGGTCTTATATCGTAAGATTTGACCAACCGGTGATCGCCTCAAAGGTTAAAGCTGCAATATTGGATGACTTCGAAAATGCAGGCACTGAAGTAAAAACCTTTGACGCAACCAACCAGTTGAAGATCACTACAAGCTACTTAGTGGAAGATGAATCAACAGAAACCGATGAGAAGGTGAAAGTTGCATTGATGAGTGGTTTGAACCGATACAGCGACAATAAACCTGAAATATTGGCTTCCTCTAAAGTAGGGGCAACCATTGCTGATGATATTAAAAATGATGCACAAACCTCCGTTATATATGCGCTCATAGCGATATTCTTATACATCCTGGTACGTTTCAGAAAATGGCAATTCGGGCTTGGAGCTTTGGCCGCATTATTTCATGACATGTTGATTGTGATATCCATGATATCAATCGTACGCCTGTTTGGGATAGACTATGAAGTTGACCAGGTGCTCATAGCAGCAATGCTCACCGTGATCGGTTATTCAATCAATGATACGGTGGTGGTGTTTGACAGGGTCAGGGAGTTTCTTAGAGAGAATCCCAGGGCAGATATAGAGATCACATTAAACAGGGCAATAAACAAAACCCTCAGCAGGACGGTGGTGACCTCTTTCACTACATTGACAGTAGTAGTTGTACTGTTCTTGTTTGGAGGCGAGGTGATGAGGGGTTTCTCCTTTGCCTTGATGGTAGGAATTATTGTTGGTACTTATTCTTCGATCTTCATTGCTACGCCATTGGTGCTGGATACTACAAGGAAGAAATTAGCAAGTGTTTTTGAGAAAAAGGAAAAGGTGGGAGTAAGATAG